The Streptomyces cyanogenus DNA segment GAGCCGGTTCCGGAAAGTGACGCATCGGACGGCCCGGTGTGGCGACCCTCGTAGGCATGGGGACCACTGTGCTGAGCCTGCGGATAGACGGGGAGCTGCTGGAGCGGCTCCGGCACCACGCGGCGAAAAGAGGAATGAGCGTCCAGGACTATGTCGTCCGGACGCTCATTCGGGATGACTTCGACGAGCGGTTCCAGACCGCCGTCGAGGAGACGGAGAGGTTCTACGGGGTCACCT contains these protein-coding regions:
- a CDS encoding ribbon-helix-helix protein, CopG family: MGTTVLSLRIDGELLERLRHHAAKRGMSVQDYVVRTLIRDDFDERFQTAVEETERFYGVT